AGCATGGAGTGCGCGTGCTGCCGGTCGATGTGAACCACTCGGCTTGGGATTGCACGCTGGAGGGCGAGGGGGAGCATCACGCGCTGCGCCTTGGCCTGCGCCAGATCGACGGGCTGCCCGAACACGTCGCCGCTACGCTGGTGGCGCAGCGCGAGGCGGGCGGAGCTTACCGCGACATTGCCGATCTGCGCGTGCGCGCCGGGCTTTCGCCTGCCCATATCGAGCGGCTTGCCAGCGCGGATGCCTTTACCTCGCTGGGCCTTACCCGCAGGCAGGCGCTGTGGGATGCGCGCAGCCTGATCGCCGCGCCCGACTTGCCGCTGTTCCGCGCCGCTGGCGTGCGCGAGGAAGGCGCGGAACGGGCTGCCATCGCTCTCCCCGCCATGCCGCTTTCGGAAGAAGTGGTGGCCGATTACCAGACCACCCGCCTTAGCCTGAAGGCGCACCCGATGGCCTTCCTGCGCGCCGATCTCGCCGCACGCGGTTTCGTGCGTGCCGCCGATCTGCGCGCGCGCAAGTTCCGCAGCATGGTGCAGGTCGCAGGGGTGGTGCTGATCCGCCAGCGCCCCGGCAGCGCCAAGGGCGTCACCTTCATCACCCTTGAGGACGAGACGGGGGTCATCAACCTCGTTGTCTGGCCTGACCTCAAGGAAAAGCAGCGCAAGGTGGTGATGGGTGCGCGGCTGATGGAGGTGCGCGGGCGGGTCGAATATGATGACGAGGTGATCCACGTGATCGCCGCGCACATGACCGACGCGACGCAAGCGCTCCATGCGCTGTCCGACGATCTGCTGGACGCCCCGCTCGCCCGCGCCGACGAGGTCAATCGCCCGATGCCGGAGCGGGGGCCGCCGGTGCCGCGCGATCTGATCGACGAACTTGCCCCGCAACCCAACGTAACCGGGCACCCACGCGACCATCGGATTTTGCCAAAGTCGCGCGACTTCCACTAGGGTGATACGATGCCCCGCACCCGATCAAACAAGCATTTCCGCGCTGCCCGTCTTGCCATCATCGCGCTGGTGCTGCTGACAGGAGCAATAGCGGGGTGGCAGTGGTTGCTGGTGCATCCGCAGCACAATCCATGGGCGCCGCTCGACCTGCGCGATCCTCCGGGATGGGCAACCCGCACCAAACTCGCAAGGCTCAAGGGCGATGTGGACGAGTGCCGCGCCGTGCTTGCCCGCAGCGACGTTGCTTTTACGGCGCTTCCGGCAACCGGGGTGGGGGATTGCGCGCGCACAGATCGCACCCGGCTTGGCGAATATCCCCTCGCCCCCGATACGCCCGCGGTTACCTGCCCGGTTGCCGCAGCGCTGGAGATATGGCGGCGCGACAGCGTGGCCCCCGCCGCACGCGACATTCTGGGCAGCGAACTTGCCCGGATCGAGCACCTCGGCGCCTTTTCCTGCCGCAGGATGTATGGCGGCGCAGAGGGCCCTTGGAGCGAGCACGCCACCGCCAACGCCATCGACATCGCTGCCTTCGTGCTGGAGGACGGGCAGCGGATCAGCGTGCTGAAGGACTGGGACGGAACGGAGGCGGAAAAGCGGTTCCTGCGCACCGTCCGGGATGGCGCATGCGGCAGCTTCGCCACCGTTCTCTCACCCGAATACAACGCCGCCCACGCCGACCACTTCCACCTCGACCAGGATGATCGCTGGGCGGGGGTGTGCCGCTAGCGCCTAAATCGGCTCGAGCGCGTAACCTGCCGACCGGACGGTGCGGATCGGGTCCTTTGCCCCGTCAATGCCGATCGCCTTGCGCAGGCGGCGGATGTGGACGTCCACCGTGCGCAGTTCGATGTCCGATCCTGTGCCCCAAACGCCGTCAAGCAATTGGCCGCGGCTGAACACCCGGCCCGGGCTCTCCATGAAGAACTTGAGCAGGCGATATTCCGTCGGGCCAAGCTGCAGGGCGCGGCCGCGGCGCTGGACCTTGTGCGCGACGGGATCGAGCTTGAGGTCGCCGACCTCGATGGTTTCGCCGGCGAGAGCGGGGCGGATGCGGCGCATCACCGCGGCGACGCGGGCCAGTAACTCGCGGGGGGAAAAGGGTTTTGTGAGGTAATCGTCAGCCCCGGTTTCCAGCCCGCGCACCCGGTCATCCTCGGCCTCGCGCGCGGTGAGCATGATGATCGGGACATGCGCCGTTTCCTTGTCGCGGCGCAACCGGCGGCAGACCTCGATCCCGCTGGTGCCCTCGATCATCCAGTCCAGGATGATGAGATCAGGCACCTCCTCGGCGGCGAGCATCAGCGCTTCGTCACCATCGCCGGTGCAGCGCACGGCGTAGCCTTCGTTCTGGAAACGGTATTCGAGCAGCTCGGACAGGGCGGGATCGTCTTCGACCAGCAACAGTTTGGCGGCGGACATGCGCAAGTGCCTCCTCAAGCCCGCAAGCGCGGGGAACTCCCGGCGCTATGTGTCACTCGAGCGACAGTTTGATGAAACCCGGCAAGTTTTCAACCGCGGTGTGACAATCGGCAATGTTTCCCGTGAAACATTGCCACAAGGCGCCCCTAAACGGGGTCTAGAGGGGGTCTAACAGGGGTCTAAGCGGGGTCTAACGCCGCCAACTTGCCACCTGACCGCCCCCTGCGGGCTGCAAGCTTCAACGGTCGCCTTCGGGCGGATAGACGCCGGTGGCCGCGAAGTGCACCATCTCGGCCACGTTGGTCGCATGGTCGCCGATGCGTTCGATATTGCGGGCGACAAACAGCAGTTGTGCCGCGCTCGAAATGGTCGAAGGATTCTCGACCATGTAGCTGACCAGATTGCGGAAAATCGAGTTGTAGAACCCGTCCACCTTGGCATCGGTTGCAATCACCTCACGCGCCAGATCGGGATCGCGCGCGGCATAGGCGGTCAGCACGTCGTGCACCATCTCGCCCGCCAACTCGCCCATGGTGGGCAGCAGCGTCAGCGGTTCGAACCGGGCGCGGCCTTCGATCATGCCGGTGCGCTTGGCGATGTTCTTGGAATAATCGCCGATCCGTTCCAGCACGCCAGCGATTTTCAGCGCGGCGATCACTTCGCGAAGGTCATCGGCCATCGGCGCGCGCAGGGCGATGATCCGCACCGCGAGCTTGTCGACCTCCATTTCGAGCGCGTCCATGCGCTTGTCGCGCAGCACCACCTGTTCGGCCAGTGCCTCGTCCCCGCGCACCAGCGCGTCGAGCGATTCGGCGATCGCGACTTCGGCGAGGCCGCCCATCTCCGCAATCAACCCGCGCAGCCGGGTGATGTCCTCATCGAATGCCTTGACGGTATGTTCAGCCATCAGCCGTACCTTCCGGTGATATAGTCTTTGGTACGCTCTTCGATCGGATTGGTGAAGATCTCTGAGGTCGGGCCGTATTCCACCATCTTGCCGAGGTGGAAGAAGGCCGTGCGCTGACTCACGCGCGCGGCCTGCTGCATCGAGTGGGTGACGATCACGATGGCGTAGCGTCCGGACAGATCATCGATCAGTTCCTCGATCTTGGCGGTCGCAATCGGATCGAGCGCGCTTGCCGGTTCGTCCATCAGGATGACCTCGGGGTCAACCGCGATGGCGCGGGCAATGCACAGGCGCTGCTGCTGGCCGCCGGACAGCGCGGTGCCCGAATCCTCGAGCCGGTCCTTGACCTCGTCCCACAGGCCCGCGCGGGTGAGCGAGCGTTCGACCACCACGTCGAGATCGGCCTTCTTCTCGGCCAGCCCGTGGATGCGGGGGCCATAGGCGATGTTTTCGTAGATGGTCTTGGGGAAGGGGTTGGGCTTCTGGAACACCATGCCGACACGGGCGCGCAATTGCACCACGTCCATGCGGTTGCCGTGGATGTCCTCGCCGTCCAGCTCAATCAGCCCGGTCACCTTGGCCGCACCGATCGTGTCGTTCATGCGGTTGAAGCACCGCAGGAAGGTGGACTTCCCGCAGCCCGACGGGCCGATGAAAGCCGTGACGTAATTGGGCGAGATGTCGATCGACACATGATCGATCGCCTTCTTGTCGCCGTAGAAGACGCAAACGTCACGCGCGCGAATCTTCGCGTTTTCGTCGGCCATATTGGGATGGATTACAGTCACCAGCGTTTCTCGAACTTGTTGCGGAGGTAGATGGCGAGGCCGTTCATTGTCAGCAGGAACACCAGCAGCACGATGATAGCCGCACTGGTGCGTTCGACAAAGCCGCGATCGATCTCGTCCGACCACAGGAAGATCTGCATCGGCAGAACGGTGGCGGGCGAGGTGAAGCCTTCGGGCGGGGTGGCAACGAAGATGCGCATCCCGATCAGCAGCAGCGGCGCGGTTTCACCCAGCGCGCGGGCCATGCCGATGATAGTGCCGGTCAACATGCCCGGCAGCGCCAGCGGCAGCACATGGTGGAACACAACTTGCACGGGCGAGGCCCCGATAGCGAGCGCCCCGTCACGGATCGAAGGCGGCACCGCCTTGATCGCGTTACGCCCGGAAATCACGATCACCGGCATCGTCATCAGCGCCAGCGTCATGCCCCCGATCAGCGGCGCAGATCGCAGGTTGGGGAATAGCGCAAGGAAGATCGAGAGCCCCAGCAGGCCGAAGATGATCGAAGGCACCGCCGCCAGGTTGCTGATCGACACTTCGATGATGTCGGTCCAGCGGTTGCGGGGGGCATATTCCTCAAGATACAGCGCCGAGAGCACGCCGATGGGGAAAGCCAGCACCAGCGTGACCAGCATGGTCAGCATCGAGCCCTTGAGCGCGCCCCAGATGCCCACCGACTGCGGGCTCGTCGCGTCGGAACGGGCGAGAAAACCCCAGTCCCAGTTGCGCGAAAGCTTGCCCTGATCGGTCAGCCTGGCGGCGAGCGCCTGCAATTCCGGTGAGCCTTCGCCCTGCATGCCCGCGGCCAGCGCCGAGGTGGTGGGTAGATAGAAGGTATCGCTGCCGGTGATGAGATCGGGGTTCTTGGTCAGCGCCATGGCAACATCGCGCCACGCCTCGGGCGAGATTTGCGCGGCGGCGTCCTTGCCCAGCTGCTGCTCGGCGAAGAAAGTGACGATCGCAGGCATTCCCTGCATTTCGAGGGTCTGCACCGCGCTCGGCGCTGTCAGTGATACCGCGTCGCCTTTTACGCCGCTGGCGGCAAAGTCGATGGTCACCTCAAGCTCGGCGCGCTGGAACCCGGCCACGCCGTTCATCAGCATGTTGCCGAGCAGGAACACCAGGACCGCGACCGAGAACACCACCGCGCCAAGCCCGATGCGGCGGAAATTGCGTTCCGCCCGGTAACGCTTGGCGAGCCGCTGCTCGAAGGCGGGCGTGCGGGTGGGGCCCAACTGTTCGGCGCTGGGCGTTGCATCCTGAGGAAGGGCGGAAATGCTCATTCGTAAGCCTCGCGGAAACGCTTGACGACGCGCAGGGCGATGAAGTTGAGCGCCAGCGTCACCATGAACAGCACGAAGCCGAGCGCATAGGCGCTGAGCGTTGCGGGGTGATCGGTGCTCTGTTCGCCGGTCAGCAGCTTGACGATCTGCACCGTAACGGTCGACATCGGCTCAAGCGGATTGAGGGAGAGATTGGCGGCGGGAGACGCGGCCATCACCACGATCATGGTCTCGCCAATCGCGCGGCTGACTGCCAGCATAATCCCGGCCACAATCCCGGGCAGCGCGGCCGGAAACAGCACGCGGCGGATCGTCTCGGACTTGGTCGCGCCCATCGCAAGGCTGCCGTCACGCATCGCGCCGGGAACAGCCGCCATCGAATCGTCCGCCATCGAGGAGACGAAGGGGATGATCATCACCCCCATCACGATGCCCGCCGCCAGCGCGCTCTCTGTCGAGGCGTTGGTGATGCCCACCGCCACGGCGGCATCGCGGATCATCGGGGCGAGGGTGAGCGCGGCGAAATAGCCATAGACCACCGTCGGCACGCCTGCGAGCAGCTCCAGCAGCGGCTTGATCCAGGTGCGCACGCGCGGGTCGGCATATTGGGTGAGGTAGATCGCGCTCATCAGGCCGAGCGGGATGGCGACGATCATGGCGATCACCGCGCCGATGAAGATCGTCCCCCAGAACAACGGCACCGCGCCATAGCGGGTCGGATCGACCGCCTCGGGGCTGCTCATCGTGTCCGGCCCCCACTTGGTGCCGAACAGGAAATCGATCGGCGAGACCATGCCGAAGAAGCGCACCGTTTCGAACACGAGGCTGGCGAAGATGCCGAGCGTGGTGAGAATCGCCACCAGCGATGCAAGCAGCAGGAAGGTCATCACCGTCCGCTCGACCCGCGTACGTGCGCCGAATTGCGGGCGAAGGCGCAGGAAGGCGAGCGCGCCGCCTGCCAGCGCGATCAGCACCGTGACGAGGATGCCGATGGTGTTGTAATGGGCAAAGGCATCGCGGAACGGCGCGATCAGCGCCTCGGCCTCGTCATTGAAGACACCCGGCGCCTGCCCCAGCGCCACCGCGCGGGCCTCACCGAGGAAGGCGTCACGTTCAAACCCGAAAGCGGGCAGCGCTTCTGCTGCGGGGGAGGCGAGCACGGTCTGCATGACCAGCTGCGGCGCGATCACCGACCATGCCACCACGAAGACCAGCACCGGGATCACCACCCACAGGGCGACGTACCATGCGTGATAGATCGGGCGCGAGGCAGGGCGATGTGCCGCATCGCTCGTCTGGAAGCTCCACGCCTTGGCACGGCCAGCCAGCCAGCCAAGCAGGCCGAGGCCAAGAGCAATCAGGATCAGCGTGATCGGCGACATGAATCAGACCTGTGTTTCCTGCAGGAATTGCGTTTTTTCAGTTGGCCCGCGTGTTTCGGGACACGAGCGCCGTAAGGTCCGGCTCCGTTGCCATGACGGCGCCATGTTGAACAAATAAGACAGGTTTATGACAGTTGTTCGGATTCCGGCTCGCGGGGGCCATTATCGTCCGTCTCCGATGAGGCGGTTTCAACCGGCAAAATGGCTTCGGCGAGCGGAATTCGAACGACCACGCGGGTGCCTTTGCCGACTTCGCTGGTGATGTCGAGCCGGCCCCGGTGGCGTTCCACAATATGCTTGACGATGGCAAGGCCCAGGCCGGTGCCGCCAGAGGCGCGGCTGCGGCCCGGATCGGTGCGGTAGAAGCGGCGGGTGAGGTGCGGGATCTGTTCGGGCGCGATACCGTCGCCTTGGTCGATCACCGCAATCCGCGCCAAATCGCCCTGCGCCAGATCGAGCACCACCGTCACCGGCGTATCGGGCGCGCCATATTTCAGCGCATTGTCGACGAGGTTGCGCACCACCTGTTCAAGCTGTTGCAGATCGCCGGTCACCACCGGTTCGGTGGTCAATTGCAGCGCCAGCCGATCGAGCCGCTGCGGCCCGGCGGCATCGCGGGCGGCACGCTCGACAAGGGAGGCCAGGTCGATGCGTTCAGTCGGCAGATCGTGCTTTTCCGCCTCGACCCGCGAAAGACTCATGAGGTCGCTGACCAGCGCGTGCAGCCGCTGCGCCTCGCGCTCGATGATGCCGAGAAACTTGCGCGCGGTCGGCGTTTCGAGACTGCCGTCGCCTTCCTGCAAGGTTTCCACATAACCGAGGATCGCGGCCAGCGGCGTGCGCAGTTCGTGGCTGGCATTGGCGACGAAATCGGTATGCGCGCGGCTGATGTCAGCCTCGGCGGTCTGGTTGATGAATTCGAGCATCGCCAGCCGCTCGTCGATCATCTGGCGGTTGATCTGCCAGATGTCATTGCGCCGCACGAGCCCGCGCACGATCGCCTCGCCCTGACGGTTTTCGGCCAGCAAAGAGATCGCTTCGGGCTGGCGCAGGCCGACGCGGGCGTCCTGACCGATCACATGCGGCCCCAGCATCTTGCGAGCGGCGCTGTTGGCAAGGGCAATGGTGTTACGTTCGGTAATGACCAGCGGGATCGAGGAATTTTCGATCAGGTCGCCAATCGATTCGAGCGTGAGCGGCTGCTTGACCTTCGCCTTGGGCGGCTCCGGCGGGCGTCCGGCGGCGACCAGCAGCGACCCGACCCATACCGTCAGCACGCAGACCGCAATGACGACATCCGTGCCCAGCAGCAGCAGCGCCACGAAGGTCACCGCCGCTAGCAGGATGCCGGCGATGGGGATGTTCTGGCTGCTGCCCATGCCAGAGGCCTTACAGCCAAGCTTTCAGCGAGGGAAGGGGGGTGCGCCTGCCGCGAGATACGAAAAAGGGCGGCCAAGCCGAAGCCTGCCGCCCTGTTTCAATCACACCCGAAGGTGGTGACCCCTACGGGAATCGAACCCGTGTTTCAGCCGTGAAAGGGCCGCGTCCTAACCGCTAGACGAAGGGGCCGTCGCGATTGCGAGAGCGCGCCTTTAGGGGGGTGTTTCGGGACGGTCAAGCCCCGACCTGCGCAAAACTTTGCTGTCGGCGCTCAATCGGCGAAAGCAGCATCTTCCAGCATCAATTCGGCCGCCGGGCGGTTGCCCCAATCATCGATCTTGGCGCGTCCGGCGAGGTGGAAGCGGCGACCCTGGCTGCGGTGGAGCAGGGTCTGCGCCATCTCCGTCTCGGCAGCACGGAAAGCGATCGCCTTGAAGCTGCGCCCGTCGTTCCCGCTGGCGACCAGCCGCAGGTGGTCCTTGCCGACGATATCCGCCTTGATGATGCGCACCGGGCCGACGGCAATCCGCGGCGCAGGCCAGCCCACGCCGTAGGGTCCGGCTGCCTCCATCATCTCGACAAGCTCCGGCGTAAGCCCGCCCGGCGCCAGCGCCAGATCGAGCAGCATCGCCGCACCCGCCCGCGCACGCTCCACATCGCGGGCGAGGCGTTCGTCGAGGAATCCGGCAAAATCCGCGAGCCGCGCCGGATCAATCGTCAACCCCGCCGCCATGGCGTGCCCGCCGCCTGCCACCAGCAAGCCGGCCTCGCGCGCGGCGATGATCGCGGCGCCCAGATCGACCCCGCTGATCGACCGGCCAGAGCCTTTGCCCTGCACATCGTCGAGCGCGATGACCACCGCAGGCTTGCCGGTCTTTTCCTTGATCCGCCCGGCAACGATCCCGATCACGCCCGGATGCCAGCCATGCCCGGCGATCACCTGCACCGCCATGTTGTGCTGTCCGGCAAGCTGCGCTTCGGCGGCTTCCTGCACTTCGCCTTCGATGGCGCGGCGTTCCTCGTTCAGTTGCGATAGCTGCGCGGCGATGGTGCGCGCTTCTTCGGGATCGGTGGTGGTCAGCAGCCGCACCCCAAGTGTCGATTCGCCGATCCGGCCCCCTGCATTGATGCGCGGGCCGAGCGCGAAACCGAGGTCGCTGCATTGCGGCGCGCGGGTGAGACGGCTTGCATCCATCAGCGCCGCCATGCCGATCCGTTCGCGCCGGGCGAGTACCTTCAACCCTTGCGCCACAAAAGCGCGGTTGAGGCCGTGCAGCGCGGCGACATCGGCCACGGTGCCCAGCGCCACCAGATCGAGCAGGCCCATCAGGTCAGGCTCGCGCCGCTGGGCGAACCAGCCCTTGGTGCGCAGGTTTCGCACCAGCGCGATGCCGAGCAGGAAGGCCACGCCGACTGCCGCCAGATGGCCATGCGCCGCGCCAAGATCGCTTTCGTCGAGGCGGTTGGGATTGACCAGTGCGGTCGCAGGCGGAAGGTCGGCCGAGCATTTGTGGTGATCGACCACGATCACATCGACCCCGACATCGCGCGCCATGCCCAACGCCTCGTGCGCCATCGCGCCGCAATCGACCGTGACGATCAGCTGCGATCCGTTTTCCGCGAGTTTGACCAGCGCCTCTCCCGACGGACCATATCCTTCGAGCAAGCGGTCGGGGATATAGTAACCCGCCTCCAGACCCAGCTGGCGCAGCAGTTCCACCAGCAACGCGGCACTGGTCGCCCCGTCGACATCGTAATCGCCGTAGATCGTCACCCGCTCGCCGGTCATCACACTGTGTGCAAGGCGTTCGGCGGCGGTATCCATGTCGCGGAAAGTGGAGGGATCGGGCAGGAAGCCGCGCATGGTGGGCTGGGCATGGCGTGCCAGATCATCTTCCGCCACGCCCCGGGTCAGCAGCAATTGATCGATGATCGAATGATTGAGCCCATGCGGGCCGCCCGCGCTGTCCGCGTCCAGCTCCATGTTCCCGCCGCGCCAACGCCATGCCTTTCCCGAAAGCGAGCAGGTAACGCCGAGCACCGGGGCAAAGCCGGGGGAGGAAAGCGGAAGGGTGGCCATGTCCTGCTGATAGCGCAAAGCATTGTTCGCCAACAGGTGCGCGCGGTTGACAATCGACAGGCCTGCACGGAAGCCTTTGCCTGATGGATGATGGCCCTCCCGAACCCCGCCTGTTGATCGTCTGGCATAGCCGCACCGGTGCGAGCGCCGCGCTGGCGCATGCGGCAGCAGAGGGCGCGGGCGGGGCGGCATGGTTTGTGTCTGCGGACGAGGCCACGCCTGACATGCTGCTGGCGGCTGATGGCTACATCTTCTGCTGTCCCGAGAATCTCGGCAGCATGAGCGGGCTGATGAAGGAGATGTTCGACCGCGCCTATTACCCCGTGCTGGGCCGGATCGAGGGGCGTCCCTATGCCACGATCATCGCTGCCGGATCGGACGGGGAGGGGGCGCAGCGCCAGATCGATCGGATCGTGACAGGCTGGCGGCTGCGGCGGGTGGCGGAGCCGCTGATCGTCAACCTCGGCGCGCAGACACCCGAAGCCATTGCAGCTCCCAAGCAGGTGGCCCCCGAAGCGCTTGATCGGGCGCGCGACACCGGTGCGGCGCTGGCAGAAGGGTTGAGGCTGGGCCTGTTCTGACGTTTGCTCCGAAGCGGAACCAGTAGGCCCTTTGGGGACTCGACGAGTCACGGCAAACGCGGCAAATGTAGAGCAGGAATTCTGTTGCTATTCGGCCAACTTACGAGGGAGGCCTGGACGATTTTACAGCCGCAGCGCGCTCAGGATGCCGAGCTGCACCTGCTGTTTGCCGGTGGCAAACGGCCCGACAGGCTTGCGATTCGCGCCTTTGCGAACCGCCAGCCAACGGTGAGCATCAGCCACGATCCCGTTCCCGACGATGCGCCGCACGCCGAGACGCTGTGGCCAGGCCAGATGCATTGGCTGGAACTGCTGCGCGACGGGCTGACCTTTGATCTCAGCGGCGTGGCGCCCGGCCCTGCGAGCCTATACCCCGATTTCGCACATCGCTTCGATATGACTGCATTGCCCTTAGAGGGCGAATATGATGTCCTGACTCTCCGCCCGGGACCGCATCTCGCGGCCGGACGCGGCAGCCTGCCCCTGGTCCGTGCGATGTTGGCACTGGCCTGCGAGATGGTGCGCCAGTTCGATGATCTGGTCGCGGTAGGGTGGGGCCCGGCGAACAGTGTGATCGGGCGGCGGTTTTTCGAATCCGTCATCAGCTCGTGGCTTGATGGAGGCGCGTTCCCGGCGCTGGGACTGTGCGCCTTTGTCGAAACGCCCGATGGTGCGCTCGAAAGCGTGGGCCTCGGTTACTGGATCGGGCAGGAACTCAGGATCGAGCCGCCGTTCAGCGCCGACCGTGTGGCCGCCACTCGGCTCGGTATCCGCTTGATCAATCATCTGGTCCTTGCTGGCGAGCTCCAGCAGGATGACCGCATTACCGCACCCGATGGCACGCGCCTGGTGCTCCGCCCCTCGCGCAACCGTGCGCTGATCAGTGTGTGGCGCGAATAGATGCAGGCTTCGGGTCGCACCGCCAACCTGACTGTTGTTACCTTCCGCTCGGTGAATGCGCCGGGCACGGCAGACTACGACCCCGGATTGCAGCGCCATCACCTGCTGCCCTGCCAACTGCTATCGCAACGCTGCTTCGGGCGGATGTTTGCCGACGTGGGGCGGGCGCGGATCGGGTTCGATGATTTCCGCTACAACGGCTTGCTGATGCCCTCGACCGAGGGCGCGTCGCTGCGCACGGGAATGCCGCTGCACCGCGGTCCGCATCATCGTTACAACGAAGTGGTGATCGCACGCGTCGGCCGGATCGAGGCGCAGTGGTCCCTCGCGCGCCGACGGAATGACGAAGACGCACTCGGCGAAGCCTTGTTCCGCCTGCATCTGCTGCAAGGCGCGTTGCGGCGGCAATTGCTCGCGCAGCGCCGGCGGGTCGTGCTGAATCGCAGGGACCCGCTCGGCACCGGCTTTGACTTCAGCGAACTCGACGCAATGGCCGAAGCGCTGTGGATGGCGGAGTAAAGCTTACTCTGCCGCTTCGGCCATTGCGCCCCACGAGGCATAGCCCGAATTGGCGAGCAGTTGCGCCTTGGCGGCGTGATATTCGCGCTCGAACCGGGCGACGAGGTCTTCGACCGTGCCGACTTCCTTGATCGGGCCGATGCCCTGACCGGAGCCCCAGATATCCTTCCACGCCTTGGCCTTGGTGTTGCCGCCGCTGCCGAAGTTCATCTTGCTGGGATCGCTGACGGGCAGGTTGTCCGGGTCCATCCCCGCCGCCTCGATCGAGGAGCGCAGGTAGTTGCCGTGCACGCCGGTGAAGAGGTTGGTGTAGACGATCCCTTCGGACGAGCCCTCGACGATGCCTTGCTTGTAACCTTCGGCAGCGTTGGCTTCCTTGGTGGCGATGAAGGCGCTGCCGGCATAGGCGAAGTCGGCACGCAGGGCTTGTGCTGCAAGGATCGTCGCCCCGTGGCCGACGCTACCGGACAGCGCGACGAGCCCGTCGAACCACTCGCGGATTTCCTGCATCAGCGCGAAGGGCGACAGCGCGCCCGCGTGACCGCCAGCGCCCGCCGCCACCGGGATCAGGCCGGTTGCGCCCTTTTCGATCGCCTTGTGGGCAAAGCGGTTGTTGATGACGTCGTGCATCGTCACGCCGCCCCAGTTGCGCACGGCGGTGTAGATGTCCTCGCGCGCACCCAGCGAGGTGATGATCATCGGCACCTGCCACTTCTCGCACGTCGCCATGTCGGCATCGACGCGGTCGTTGGTCTTGTGGACGATCTGGTTGACCGCGAAGGGCGCAGCCGGACGATCAGGATGCGCGCGGTTGTGGGCGGCCAGTTCCTCGGTGATCTGGTGGAGCCATTCATCCAGCTGCGACTGCGGCCGGGCGTTCAGCGCCGGAAAGCTGCCGATGATCCCCGCCTTGCACTGCGCG
This DNA window, taken from Porphyrobacter sp. ULC335, encodes the following:
- a CDS encoding AHH domain-containing protein; this translates as MQASGRTANLTVVTFRSVNAPGTADYDPGLQRHHLLPCQLLSQRCFGRMFADVGRARIGFDDFRYNGLLMPSTEGASLRTGMPLHRGPHHRYNEVVIARVGRIEAQWSLARRRNDEDALGEALFRLHLLQGALRRQLLAQRRRVVLNRRDPLGTGFDFSELDAMAEALWMAE
- the recJ gene encoding single-stranded-DNA-specific exonuclease RecJ gives rise to the protein MATLPLSSPGFAPVLGVTCSLSGKAWRWRGGNMELDADSAGGPHGLNHSIIDQLLLTRGVAEDDLARHAQPTMRGFLPDPSTFRDMDTAAERLAHSVMTGERVTIYGDYDVDGATSAALLVELLRQLGLEAGYYIPDRLLEGYGPSGEALVKLAENGSQLIVTVDCGAMAHEALGMARDVGVDVIVVDHHKCSADLPPATALVNPNRLDESDLGAAHGHLAAVGVAFLLGIALVRNLRTKGWFAQRREPDLMGLLDLVALGTVADVAALHGLNRAFVAQGLKVLARRERIGMAALMDASRLTRAPQCSDLGFALGPRINAGGRIGESTLGVRLLTTTDPEEARTIAAQLSQLNEERRAIEGEVQEAAEAQLAGQHNMAVQVIAGHGWHPGVIGIVAGRIKEKTGKPAVVIALDDVQGKGSGRSISGVDLGAAIIAAREAGLLVAGGGHAMAAGLTIDPARLADFAGFLDERLARDVERARAGAAMLLDLALAPGGLTPELVEMMEAAGPYGVGWPAPRIAVGPVRIIKADIVGKDHLRLVASGNDGRSFKAIAFRAAETEMAQTLLHRSQGRRFHLAGRAKIDDWGNRPAAELMLEDAAFAD
- a CDS encoding flavodoxin family protein, producing MDDGPPEPRLLIVWHSRTGASAALAHAAAEGAGGAAWFVSADEATPDMLLAADGYIFCCPENLGSMSGLMKEMFDRAYYPVLGRIEGRPYATIIAAGSDGEGAQRQIDRIVTGWRLRRVAEPLIVNLGAQTPEAIAAPKQVAPEALDRARDTGAALAEGLRLGLF
- a CDS encoding NAD(P)H-dependent flavin oxidoreductase; translated protein: MPLPAPFDRLRLPLIGSPLFIVSGPELVIAQCKAGIIGSFPALNARPQSQLDEWLHQITEELAAHNRAHPDRPAAPFAVNQIVHKTNDRVDADMATCEKWQVPMIITSLGAREDIYTAVRNWGGVTMHDVINNRFAHKAIEKGATGLIPVAAGAGGHAGALSPFALMQEIREWFDGLVALSGSVGHGATILAAQALRADFAYAGSAFIATKEANAAEGYKQGIVEGSSEGIVYTNLFTGVHGNYLRSSIEAAGMDPDNLPVSDPSKMNFGSGGNTKAKAWKDIWGSGQGIGPIKEVGTVEDLVARFEREYHAAKAQLLANSGYASWGAMAEAAE